From the Candidatus Krumholzibacteriota bacterium genome, one window contains:
- a CDS encoding flagellar FlbD family protein — protein MIKLTRLDGRQIIINSDLIESIEETPDTILSFTTGRKMMVREKLEEVLNLVMEYRSRFPMYAIPAGEQKIDHNRHDRNES, from the coding sequence ATGATCAAGCTTACAAGACTCGACGGAAGACAGATAATAATTAACTCCGATCTTATCGAAAGTATCGAGGAGACCCCCGATACGATCCTGAGCTTCACGACAGGCAGGAAGATGATGGTAAGGGAGAAGCTGGAAGAAGTGTTGAATCTTGTAATGGAATACAGAAGCAGATTTCCGATGTACGCCATTCCTGCAGGTGAACAGAAAATCGATCACAACAGGCATGACCGGAACGAGAGTTGA
- a CDS encoding motility protein A, whose product MDLATIIGLLVGFGLVAFSIIMGGNAAGFVNVPSLLTTVGGALSATLISFPLKTMMKVTSITLKTIFHKDKSLSESIGVIIKYAEKARKEGMLSLEEEAENEEDQFLKKGLMLAVDGTESELLNTIMANEINAVEARHEEGQGLFKTMATFFPAFGMIGTLVGLVQMLSQMNDPSKIGPGMAVALLTTFYGALAANLFCLPLAEKLKSRSTSEVQRMELIVEGIMAIKSGDTPRVVGEKLKSFISPKDRLGMEKDDDKE is encoded by the coding sequence GTGGATCTGGCGACTATTATAGGCCTTCTGGTCGGGTTCGGACTGGTGGCATTCTCGATCATTATGGGAGGGAATGCCGCCGGGTTCGTCAACGTCCCGTCGCTGTTGACGACGGTGGGCGGCGCCTTGTCCGCCACGCTAATAAGTTTCCCTCTCAAGACGATGATGAAAGTGACGAGCATCACCCTGAAGACTATTTTCCACAAGGATAAATCCCTGTCGGAGTCGATAGGAGTGATCATAAAGTACGCCGAGAAGGCGAGAAAAGAAGGGATGCTATCGCTCGAAGAGGAAGCTGAGAATGAAGAGGACCAGTTCCTGAAGAAGGGGCTCATGCTGGCAGTAGACGGGACTGAATCGGAACTGCTCAATACGATAATGGCAAACGAGATCAACGCCGTCGAAGCGCGGCATGAAGAAGGACAGGGCCTCTTCAAGACGATGGCGACCTTTTTCCCCGCCTTTGGAATGATAGGGACGCTTGTCGGGTTGGTCCAGATGCTCAGCCAGATGAACGACCCGAGCAAGATCGGTCCGGGCATGGCGGTCGCTCTGCTGACTACTTTTTACGGCGCCCTGGCGGCGAACCTTTTCTGCCTTCCCCTGGCGGAAAAACTCAAGAGCAGATCGACGAGCGAGGTCCAGAGGATGGAACTGATCGTCGAAGGGATAATGGCTATTAAGTCGGGCGATACTCCGAGAGTCGTCGGAGAGAAATTAAAATCGTTCATCTCCCCGAAAGACAGGCTTGGCATGGAGAAGGATGACGACAAGGAATGA
- a CDS encoding flagellar basal body-associated FliL family protein: MGDEEKTEEKAPEKVKKPLLGNPMIMVAIIIVFQAAIAFMMIKMLAPKQAEATDVEPKVEKVVEDSDPRGEIILMSDIVINLKEKDKLFFLKVTIGLEVPDSDVKAEVTERTPQLRDDVIAMISGKSVSDIDSLEDRNLLKAELTRRINASLLSGDLIQLYFSDFVIQ; the protein is encoded by the coding sequence ATGGGTGACGAGGAAAAGACTGAAGAGAAAGCTCCGGAGAAGGTGAAAAAACCATTACTCGGAAATCCTATGATCATGGTCGCCATAATAATCGTGTTCCAGGCGGCAATAGCTTTCATGATGATAAAGATGCTTGCCCCCAAGCAGGCGGAAGCGACTGATGTCGAACCGAAGGTCGAGAAGGTCGTGGAGGATTCCGACCCGAGAGGCGAGATCATTCTGATGAGCGACATCGTGATAAACCTGAAGGAAAAGGACAAGCTCTTCTTCCTGAAGGTCACGATAGGACTTGAGGTCCCCGACAGCGACGTGAAGGCGGAGGTCACCGAGAGGACTCCCCAGCTCAGGGACGATGTTATCGCCATGATCTCGGGGAAAAGCGTCAGCGATATCGATTCGCTCGAGGACCGGAACCTGCTGAAGGCGGAATTGACAAGGCGGATAAACGCCTCTTTGCTGTCCGGAGATCTTATCCAGTTGTATTTTTCGGATTTCGTGATCCAGTAG
- the fliM gene encoding flagellar motor switch protein FliM has protein sequence MVEVLTQESADQLIDSIKSGYIDLESFDFGSAARAVPYDFSKPHSLSRGFINNLATLSDGFSKAASMTLSTYFRGTITVTPRGSSHLLFQEFIGMTKMLSCLGIVNLSPLRGQSVMKIDPSIVFSLVDKLMGGRGEPLGEEREFTEIESNVAQRIMKRLLDDLRIGGDRFIKLEPSVSRIENNPEFVNICAGSERVIALHFDINMGSFTGEITFCIPVSAFESVIDMFDPVDEIPERTPAEKQQDRNFLKNALRKVSLDLSVEIGKTELSLYEAKNLKKGDLIILDNNVREPVDIIVEGIRKFKGIPGHVSGKKAVRLTSVNNEGGSSDDAEGK, from the coding sequence GTGGTAGAGGTGCTTACACAGGAGAGTGCGGATCAGCTGATCGATTCGATAAAGAGCGGATATATCGATCTCGAATCGTTCGACTTCGGATCAGCTGCCAGGGCGGTACCGTACGATTTTTCGAAACCACACTCTCTTTCGAGGGGTTTCATCAATAATCTGGCCACTCTGAGCGATGGATTCTCAAAAGCGGCATCGATGACGCTTTCGACATATTTCCGCGGTACCATTACTGTCACACCCCGTGGATCGAGCCACCTGCTCTTCCAGGAATTCATAGGGATGACGAAGATGCTCTCCTGCCTGGGAATCGTGAACCTTTCCCCGCTGAGAGGGCAGAGCGTGATGAAGATAGATCCATCGATCGTCTTCTCGCTCGTAGACAAGCTGATGGGTGGAAGGGGTGAGCCGCTCGGGGAAGAGCGCGAATTTACCGAGATCGAGTCAAATGTGGCGCAGAGGATCATGAAAAGGCTTCTGGATGACCTGAGAATCGGGGGAGACAGGTTCATAAAACTCGAGCCGAGCGTCTCAAGGATAGAGAACAATCCTGAATTCGTAAATATATGCGCCGGAAGTGAGCGGGTGATCGCCCTGCATTTTGATATAAACATGGGTTCCTTCACGGGAGAGATCACATTCTGTATCCCCGTTTCGGCGTTCGAGTCTGTTATAGATATGTTCGATCCGGTCGATGAGATCCCCGAGAGGACTCCGGCCGAGAAACAGCAGGACAGGAATTTTTTGAAGAACGCGCTGAGAAAAGTATCACTCGATTTAAGCGTTGAGATAGGAAAGACGGAATTGAGCCTTTACGAAGCGAAAAATCTTAAAAAGGGCGACCTGATCATACTCGATAACAACGTCAGGGAACCCGTCGATATCATAGTCGAGGGTATAAGGAAATTCAAGGGTATCCCCGGCCATGTAAGCGGAAAGAAAGCGGTAAGACTTACATCAGTGAATAATGAAGGAGGAAGCAGTGACGACGCAGAAGGAAAATGA
- a CDS encoding flagellar motor protein MotB: MRRKKKSDSGGDGGAPAWMVTYGDLMSLLLCFFVMLVSMSSMSESKFKQAMGSLLGALGVMKFDSSIMELENPNLSGKYQEEVKRIVKEFDDFKSYVIDEGLEESIEIVETDEGMLIRMENTLLFSSGEAEMNESGLELLARVADILLEFDADIRIEGHTDNVPIHTEKFPSNWELSAERAVKVLKYLNRFGIPGKKFTAIGRGEYSPLVENDTEEHRSQNRRVEIFVDYKKELKKQDIRHFSIQEG; encoded by the coding sequence ATGAGAAGGAAGAAAAAGTCTGACAGTGGAGGAGATGGAGGAGCGCCGGCATGGATGGTGACGTACGGAGACCTTATGTCTCTGCTTCTATGTTTCTTCGTCATGCTTGTAAGCATGTCGTCGATGTCTGAATCGAAGTTTAAACAGGCGATGGGATCGCTGCTCGGAGCGCTTGGAGTCATGAAATTTGATTCTTCGATAATGGAACTTGAAAATCCGAATCTCAGCGGCAAGTACCAGGAAGAGGTAAAGAGGATAGTCAAAGAGTTCGATGATTTCAAGTCGTACGTGATTGATGAAGGGCTTGAGGAATCGATCGAGATCGTCGAGACTGATGAGGGAATGCTGATAAGAATGGAAAATACGCTGCTCTTTTCATCGGGTGAGGCGGAGATGAACGAATCGGGGCTTGAACTTCTCGCGAGGGTAGCCGATATCCTGCTTGAGTTCGATGCCGATATAAGAATAGAGGGACACACCGACAACGTACCGATCCATACGGAGAAATTCCCTTCAAACTGGGAGCTTTCCGCTGAAAGAGCTGTGAAGGTATTGAAATATCTCAACAGGTTCGGGATCCCCGGGAAGAAATTCACCGCGATCGGCAGAGGTGAATACAGCCCGCTCGTTGAAAACGATACTGAAGAACACAGGAGCCAGAACAGGCGTGTCGAGATATTTGTTGACTATAAGAAGGAATTGAAAAAGCAGGATATCAGGCATTTTTCCATTCAGGAGGGATAA